The DNA segment AGGCGCAAACCCTGTTTGTCACGGTTCGGGATGTGCAAAATAATGCGGCTGTGGAAAATGCCCTGGTAGCTGTGCTGCCGGATCTGGCACTGGAAACCACCGATGCCAACGGCATCGCGATATTCCGGGATTTGCCGCAAGAAACGCATATTCGGCTGCAAATTTCCCGGCTGGATTACGACTCGCTGACCGTGCAACTGCCGCCGTTTTCGCAGGATACCATTGTTACGCTCAAGCTGGCTCCGAATCCGCCGGAACTGGCACCCGTTCGCATTTCGGAAAACGCACTGCGCCAACCGGACGGCAGCTTTGTCTGGCAGGAAATCGACTGGCGGCGTTCGACCAATTTTGCCAACGATCCGGTGCGGTTATTCACCGCGCTGCCATCGGTTTCGGCCGCAACCGATTATGTTTCCCAGTTTTATGTCCGCGGCGGCACACCCGACCAAAACGCATTTTACATCGACGATATTCCCATCAAAAATCCCTATCGCGTGCGCATCGCGTTTGGCGGGGCGTTCAGCGTGCTCAACCAGCGGCTCATCGATCAGGTGCAATTTTTTCCGGGCGTGCTGCCCGGTCAATACGCCCGGCAAAGCATGGCTGCCATTGCCGTTCGCACCCGCGAAGGCAGCGCGGATCGCCGGAAACTGACCATCGCCAGCAACTTTTTTGAGGCGGAAGCGCACAGCGAAGCTGCGTTACCCGGCGGATTTCGGGTGAACCAGTCGTATCGCCGCAGCTATATTGGCGAATTGATTGGGGCGTTTTCCGACAACGCTACAGTTGATCCGCGATTCAGCGATTGGCAGGGGATTTTAAGCTGGTCGAACGAGCGGCACAGCCTCAAGCTTGGCTGGTTGTTCGGGCGGGAAAACAGCCACATCAGCGCAACGGAAACCAACCGATTCTCCGAAAAAGGTATCGTAACTGATGAAAAAAGCCACACCGATTTCGTGTATCTCGCCCACGATATCGCGTTGACGAGCGGTGTGTTGCTCAAACATCGCCTCGCCTGGCGCGATGACCGGAATCGCTTGAACAGCCGTGTCATTCCCGCCGATTCAATCAGTGGCAATATGAATTTGCTGATGAAAGAAAAAGGGGTTACCTGGCGGCAAATTATCGAAGTTGAAAAACCTGCATTTAATTTTTCCGCCGGATGGGGCGTGCAAACCGAGGATGTGGTTACCGATAACGGCAGCGCCATGTTGCAATATACACCGCTCGGTTTCACCCAATGGGAAGACTCTCTGTTCCGTTGGGAAAGCTGGTTAAGCAGTAGTTGGCGACCAACCCCGAAATGGTCTGTTGCGAGCGGTTTGCGGATGGATTATTTTTCGCTGCATGGTGTGCGTCCGAAATTATCGCCGCAACTCAGGGTTCGGTTTTCTCCAGCACAACGGTGGTCAATTAGCGCAGGCGGCGCTGTTCAGCAGCAGTTTGCAACACAGGAAACCATGTTGTTCCGGGTGCCTGCTGTCAATATCTACAAAGGCACTTTATTCTCCTTCAGACTCGGTCAAAGTGAGTTTAATTTGCTGCCGGAAACATTTGAAAAATTTGAATTTGGATTAAATTTTTCAGAACAATATTTATCTGTTGAATGGGTAACATTTTACAATTATTGCGATAATTATCTGGAAACTTTTCGCAATGGTGATTATA comes from the Calditrichia bacterium genome and includes:
- a CDS encoding TonB-dependent receptor, which produces MPLQAQTLFVTVRDVQNNAAVENALVAVLPDLALETTDANGIAIFRDLPQETHIRLQISRLDYDSLTVQLPPFSQDTIVTLKLAPNPPELAPVRISENALRQPDGSFVWQEIDWRRSTNFANDPVRLFTALPSVSAATDYVSQFYVRGGTPDQNAFYIDDIPIKNPYRVRIAFGGAFSVLNQRLIDQVQFFPGVLPGQYARQSMAAIAVRTREGSADRRKLTIASNFFEAEAHSEAALPGGFRVNQSYRRSYIGELIGAFSDNATVDPRFSDWQGILSWSNERHSLKLGWLFGRENSHISATETNRFSEKGIVTDEKSHTDFVYLAHDIALTSGVLLKHRLAWRDDRNRLNSRVIPADSISGNMNLLMKEKGVTWRQIIEVEKPAFNFSAGWGVQTEDVVTDNGSAMLQYTPLGFTQWEDSLFRWESWLSSSWRPTPKWSVASGLRMDYFSLHGVRPKLSPQLRVRFSPAQRWSISAGGAVQQQFATQETMLFRVPAVNIYKGTLFSFRLGQSEFNLLPETFEKFEFGLNFSEQYLSVEWVTFYNYCDNYLETFRNGDYITRNSGKFRSAGMESWLNWQPVQSNPVYNIFLSGGWHNSEQFYSNRWHPALGDARISLLARATVPVIKNVFVTTQMQWFDRVAIAKGLGFSYNDFGNLEYYYGVDNQNSYFRWDFRLGFRLAKHFSAFIDVVNVTNQRNLFSTQYSYNIVFERVEIDRINIYNLPLMAFAGFEWSPF